In Cheilinus undulatus linkage group 14, ASM1832078v1, whole genome shotgun sequence, a genomic segment contains:
- the LOC121521789 gene encoding trace amine-associated receptor 1-like: MGPGFSNNRTVIVVDIHPCYEISDFSYILTKSPSIICVLLYLFLFLLSLVTVCGNLLVMMSIMYFTQLHSPTNYLILSLAVADLLVGVLVFPLSMAFSLSSCLYQEDLFCKVRNTFDVFLCMCSILNLCCISIDRYYAVCQPLTYKAKINNRVTVFMILISWGGSALIGIGVVNAGFDNMCEDSCSLDMLMVNTVVSVFSFYLPVIILLCVYSKVFLVALKQARRIQNKTCQSTKSGATVSKSERKATKTLAIVLGVFLLCWTPFFLCFNFSPFSQNPAPAPLVETLTWLTLVNSMFNPFIYAFFYSWFRTAFMMIVTGKIFQGDLTNTKLLR, from the coding sequence ATGGGACCAGGTTTTTCCAACAACAGGACTGTGATAGTTGTGGACATCCATCCCTGCTATGAAATCTCTGATTTCAGCTACATCCTGACTAAAAGCCCATCCATAATCTGTGTGCTGTTATATCTgttcctgtttttgttgtctttagtCACAGTGTGTGGAAACCTTCTTGTCATGATGTCCATCATGTACTTCACTCAGCTGCACTCTCCTACTAACTATCTGATCCTCTCTCTGGCTGTGGCCGACCTTCTTGTAGGGGTGCTGGTTTTTCCTCTCAGCATGGCGTTTTCTCTCAGCTCCTGTCTCTATCAGGaggatttattttgtaaagtCCGCAacacttttgatgtttttctctgcatgtgCTCTATTCTGAACCTCTGTTGTATTTCCATTGATAGATATTATGCAGTGTGTCAGCCCCTGACCTATAAAGCTAAAATCAACAATCGTGTTACTGTGTTCATGATCCTGATCAGCTGGGGGGGCTCGGCTCTCATCGGGATCGGGGTGGTAAATGCTGGGTTTGACAACATGTGTGAAGACAGCTGTTCTCTAGACATGCTTATGGTGAACACAGTTGtatctgttttttccttttacctCCCAGTGATAATACTGCTCTGTGTCTACTCGAAGGTTTTCCTGGTGGCGCTGAAACAGGCTCGCAGAATCCAGAACAAAACATGTCAGAGCACCAAGTCTGGAGCCACGGTCAGTAAGAGTGAgagaaaggccaccaagactTTAGCCATAGTTTTAGGAGTTTTCCTCCTGTGTTGGActcctttcttcctctgctTCAACTTTTCTCCTTTCAGCCAGAATCCAGCTCCAGCTCCTCTTGTTGAAACTCTGACCTGGCTCACACTGGTCAACTCAATGTTCAATCCTTTCATTTATGCTTTCTTTTACAGCTGGTTCAGGACGGCCTTTATGATGATTGTTACTGGGAAAATATTTCAGGGTGATTTAACAAACACCAAACTGCTGAGATAG